The following nucleotide sequence is from Austwickia chelonae.
ACGCGGGCTTGCCGCGATACTCGCCGTGGGGCTTTCTGCCGTCGGGATGAATACGGCTTCGGCAGAAATGACACCGACTCCCGTGGCGCCGGTCACCCTCGCCGCAGAGGGCGGTAAGGGCACCCCCCAGGCCGAGAAGATGAGCTCCCACAGTCAGGAATTGTTGCTGGAAGCAGAATCTTCCGGAAAAGCGAAGGTCACCGTGATGACCTTGGCAGAAAAGGGAAAGACCCAGGAGGTCGTCGGCCAGTTGAAGTCCCTGGGGGCCTCGGTCGGTTACGTCCATGAGAAGACCGGTTATGTCCGGGCGACCCTCGCTACGGGATCAGCGCTGAAGGTGGCCAAGATCGCCCAGGTCAAGAAGGTCGACCTGGACGAGATGCTCACCGTCCCGGTCCCGATCGCCGATCAGCCCGGGGGCAGCAGTCAGAACATCCGACAGTGGACCGGACCGAATGCCTCCACCCCGGATTCGAACCCGTACATGCCGACGAACGAGACCGGTGCCATCGCTTTCCGTCAGGCTCATCCGACCTTCGACGGCAGGCAGGCCACCATCGGCGTGATCGACTCGGGCGTCGACCTCGATCACCCTGCTCTGCAGAAGACCACGACCGGCGAACGCAAGATCGTGAACTGGGTCACCGCTACCGATCCGCTGTCGGAGTCGGACGGAACCTGGCGTCCGATGCTGACCAAGGTTTCCGGTGCCAGCGCGCAGTTCGGTGGAGCGGAATGGAAGCTTCCCAGTCGTCCGGGCGCCGACTTCGCGATCAATGTCTTCCGCGAGTCAGCTGCCAATGGCAGCCGTGAGTTCTGGGGAGATCTCGACCGGGACGGCAATAACAGCAGCTCGTGGGGGATTCTTTACGACTACAACACGGGCGACATCTGGGTCGACGTCAATGGGAACCACGATTTCACCGACGATGCGATGATGCGTCCGTACAAGGAACGCTTCGACGTCGGTCATTTCGGGACGGATAATCCGAAGACCGATGTCCGGGAGAGCTTGCCTTTCGTGGTGGAGTTCCGCAAAGATGTCGATCTTTCACCAGCTGGACCCTCCTTTGAGGGAAAGCGGACCGACTTCGTGAACATCGGTGTCATCGCCAGCTCCCATGGCACTCATGTCGCCGGGATCGCCGCCGGGCACAAATTGTTCGACGGTCAGATGAATGGTGCCGCGCCGGGGGCGAAGATCGTCTCCAGCAAGGCCTGCGTCTTCGCCGGCGGGTGCACCTCGGTGGCGCTCTCCGAGGGCATGATCGACCTGGTCGCGAACCAGCGGGTCGACATCGTCAACATGTCCATCGGGGGGCTTCCCGCTCTCAACGACGGCAACAACACCCGGTCCTACCTGTACCAGCGGTTGATCGACGAGTACGGCGTCCAGCTGTTCATCTCAGCCGGCAACGAGGGCCCCGGAGTGAACACGGTGGGTGACCCCTCGGTGGCTCCCGACGTGATCAGCGTCGCAGCAGGGGCGTCCAAGGACACCTGGATGGCCAACTACGGTGCGAAGGCGACAGCCAGCTTCTGGGCGCAGAACTACTCCTCACGAGGTCCGCGCGAGGACGGCGGCTTCAAGCCGAACATCATCGCGCCCGGGTCGGCGATCAGCACGATCCCGATGGTCTTCGAGGGCGGGCCGGTTCCGGAAGCCGGATATTCCCTTCCCGCGGGCTACGCCATGTTCAACGGCACTTCGATGTCCAGCCCGCAGGCAGCAGGCGCGGCGACCCTGCTGGTCTCAGGGGCACGCCAGTCCGATGTGGCCGTGACCCCGAAGCAGTTGCGCGCGTCGATCTACAGCACGGCCCAGTTCGTCCCGGGGCTGGAAGCTGCCGCCCAGGGCAACGGCCTCATCCGGGTGGACAAGGCCTGGAACCTTCTGAGCAAGGCCCCGAAGGTCGAGAATGCCTATGAGATCAGTGCTCCGGTGTGCACGCCGTTGGCCGCTTCCTTGAAGGTGAAGAACCGCGGCGAAGGCCTGTACAACCGTTGCTCGCACGGCGAAGGCGGACAGAAGGCCGGTGAGGAGAAGACCTACGAGGTCGTCGTCAAACGGACCGCTGGCCCGGCCGACCAGTCGCGCCACGAGTTGAAGTGGGTCGGCAACAATGGCGCCTTCAGCGCGCCGACCCAGGTCGACCTGCCTGTCGGTACCGCTGTCAAGGTCAAGGTGACGGCGAAGCCGGAGTCGATGGGGGCGCACTCGGCGATCCTGAACCTCGACTCGCCGGCCACTCCGTGGATCGACGGTCAGATGATGACCGAGATCGTCGTGGCCAGTTCGTTGAAGGAGAAGCCGTTCGTCCAGAAGATGTCCGGTTCGGTGGAGCGGGTGCGGACGCAGAGCCTGTTCGTCTCGGTGCCCAAGGGGACCAAGGCGCTTCAGGTGAATCTGTCGGGTATCGCGGCTGGTTCAGTCACCCGTTTCCTGTCGGTGAACCCTTACGGCCTGCCGATGGAGAACCCTCAAGGGCGCGCTTCGTGCTACACGAATCACACCGATCCGAAGCTGTGTCACCCGACTTCACGGGCCTACCTGAACCCGATGCCGGGGGTGTGGGAGATCTTGGTCGAGGCGGCACGAACCACGCCGACGACGCAGAATCCGTTCACGCTGACCGCCGTGGCCGAGGGGGTCTCGGTGAAGCCGGCGGCCCAGACCCTCGACAGCGTCGTGATCGGCAAGCCTGCTCCGGTGTCGTGGACCGTGCGCAATGACATGGGTGCGGTGAAGGCCTCCGCTCAGGGCGGACCCTTGGGTTCGTCGATGAAGGCTCGCCCCACGATCAAAGCCCAGGAGAAGAAGACCTTCACCGTGGACGTCCCCGCCGGGGTGAGCCGGTTCGAGGTGAAGATCGGTAATCCTTCCGATCAGAGTGCTGACCTGGATCTCTTCGTGAAGAACGCCGTCGGACGTGAG
It contains:
- a CDS encoding S8 family serine peptidase translates to MSVHTTRRGLAAILAVGLSAVGMNTASAEMTPTPVAPVTLAAEGGKGTPQAEKMSSHSQELLLEAESSGKAKVTVMTLAEKGKTQEVVGQLKSLGASVGYVHEKTGYVRATLATGSALKVAKIAQVKKVDLDEMLTVPVPIADQPGGSSQNIRQWTGPNASTPDSNPYMPTNETGAIAFRQAHPTFDGRQATIGVIDSGVDLDHPALQKTTTGERKIVNWVTATDPLSESDGTWRPMLTKVSGASAQFGGAEWKLPSRPGADFAINVFRESAANGSREFWGDLDRDGNNSSSWGILYDYNTGDIWVDVNGNHDFTDDAMMRPYKERFDVGHFGTDNPKTDVRESLPFVVEFRKDVDLSPAGPSFEGKRTDFVNIGVIASSHGTHVAGIAAGHKLFDGQMNGAAPGAKIVSSKACVFAGGCTSVALSEGMIDLVANQRVDIVNMSIGGLPALNDGNNTRSYLYQRLIDEYGVQLFISAGNEGPGVNTVGDPSVAPDVISVAAGASKDTWMANYGAKATASFWAQNYSSRGPREDGGFKPNIIAPGSAISTIPMVFEGGPVPEAGYSLPAGYAMFNGTSMSSPQAAGAATLLVSGARQSDVAVTPKQLRASIYSTAQFVPGLEAAAQGNGLIRVDKAWNLLSKAPKVENAYEISAPVCTPLAASLKVKNRGEGLYNRCSHGEGGQKAGEEKTYEVVVKRTAGPADQSRHELKWVGNNGAFSAPTQVDLPVGTAVKVKVTAKPESMGAHSAILNLDSPATPWIDGQMMTEIVVASSLKEKPFVQKMSGSVERVRTQSLFVSVPKGTKALQVNLSGIAAGSVTRFLSVNPYGLPMENPQGRASCYTNHTDPKLCHPTSRAYLNPMPGVWEILVEAARTTPTTQNPFTLTAVAEGVSVKPAAQTLDSVVIGKPAPVSWTVRNDMGAVKASAQGGPLGSSMKARPTIKAQEKKTFTVDVPAGVSRFEVKIGNPSDQSADLDLFVKNAVGREVGKSAKGDSEEMVTLKNPAPGPYTVIVEGYAVSAPGGTEFDYLDVYFGDSLGTLRVPPVSKDLATGAEMKVTGELVAKSEVAKGRQLFGEMRVVNSEGSVLGIGQVFVGSVLKSEPVPSTTTTVPSPSSPPVPAPAPSSPVPTSGSPTTASPSPSGTPVVTAPPALRS